A stretch of the Chlorobiota bacterium genome encodes the following:
- a CDS encoding trypsin-like peptidase domain-containing protein, whose amino-acid sequence MNIQEVTNSYQNIIIQIASRTGTGSGFYLKDYNLIVTNKHVVGENSEVVISGKLFPQMLSKVLFNDSLHDVAFLVPPKDIDFPTAKTSLPHSVKDGDEVVAIGHPYGLSYTVTSGIVSKAERIHEGTKYIQIDAAINPGNSGGALINMDGEIVGMNTFIIKGGDNLGFALPVEYILENLENYKPHYGTFAIKCESCGSVVTIETLDDGKYCSSCGVEIKMPQLETEEKIILSNAATIIENVLVKLNYDPKLCRKGSNNWSLKAGNSIVTINYHFQSTAAIIFNSLLCQIPKTNISQLYEYMLKECGKPGSFNLNIVNQDVFISFVEYDTHITEINAFEFISDFLSKASNYYDVLINQYGALVREFE is encoded by the coding sequence ATGAACATACAAGAAGTTACAAATTCATATCAAAACATTATAATTCAAATAGCTTCTAGAACAGGCACAGGTAGTGGATTTTACCTAAAAGATTATAATTTAATTGTTACTAATAAACATGTTGTAGGGGAAAATTCTGAAGTTGTAATTTCTGGAAAGTTATTTCCACAAATGTTAAGTAAAGTTCTTTTTAATGACTCCTTACATGATGTAGCTTTTTTAGTTCCACCAAAAGACATTGATTTTCCTACTGCTAAAACTTCACTACCTCATTCAGTTAAGGATGGGGATGAAGTTGTTGCAATTGGTCATCCTTACGGATTAAGTTATACTGTGACTTCTGGAATTGTATCAAAAGCCGAAAGGATTCATGAAGGTACAAAATATATTCAGATCGATGCTGCCATCAATCCAGGAAATAGTGGTGGAGCTTTAATAAATATGGATGGTGAAATAGTTGGGATGAATACCTTTATAATTAAAGGTGGCGATAATTTAGGATTTGCACTTCCAGTAGAATATATATTGGAAAATTTAGAAAACTACAAACCTCATTATGGAACATTTGCAATTAAGTGTGAATCTTGTGGTAGTGTTGTTACAATTGAAACGCTTGATGATGGTAAATATTGCTCAAGTTGTGGTGTTGAAATTAAAATGCCACAATTAGAAACTGAAGAAAAAATAATATTGTCGAATGCAGCTACAATTATTGAGAATGTACTTGTTAAATTAAATTATGATCCTAAGTTATGTAGAAAAGGAAGTAACAATTGGTCTTTAAAAGCTGGTAACTCAATTGTTACAATTAACTACCATTTTCAAAGTACTGCGGCAATTATTTTTAATTCACTATTGTGTCAGATACCCAAAACGAATATTTCTCAATTGTATGAATATATGCTCAAAGAATGTGGAAAACCAGGTTCATTTAATTTAAACATAGTAAACCAAGATGTTTTTATTTCATTTGTTGAATACGATACGCATATAACTGAAATAAATGCATTTGAATTTATTTCTGATTTTCTTTCAAAGGCTTCTAATTATTATGATGTACTAATAAATCAATATGGTGCTTTAGTTAGAGAATTTGAATAA
- a CDS encoding Spy/CpxP family protein refolding chaperone yields the protein MHNKLFTILGICLLSFGFAHVTLAQPKVASTDPDIEQQLNLSDAQKTKLKLLRLKFKAETKDINIEIARLVDEERTIKKETPTNLVALKSVLKERAEKEVELSLALSRFEEKQLAILTSDQKQLLKRLKSEKDKNQD from the coding sequence ATGCATAATAAACTATTTACAATCTTAGGAATATGTTTGTTGAGTTTTGGGTTTGCTCATGTAACTTTAGCACAACCTAAAGTAGCGAGCACTGACCCAGACATTGAGCAACAACTAAATTTATCTGATGCTCAAAAAACAAAATTGAAATTGTTAAGGTTAAAGTTTAAAGCTGAAACTAAAGATATTAATATTGAAATCGCCAGATTAGTTGATGAAGAAAGAACAATAAAAAAAGAAACTCCAACAAATCTGGTTGCACTAAAATCTGTTTTAAAAGAAAGAGCTGAAAAAGAAGTTGAATTATCTTTAGCTCTTAGTAGATTTGAAGAAAAACAACTTGCAATTTTAACAAGCGATCAAAAGCAACTTTTAAAAAGATTGAAATCTGAAAAAGATAAAAATCAAGATTAA
- the lon gene encoding endopeptidase La has protein sequence MKKISIDLKVNLNIPVVPLKEIIALPQIFLPVLVGRESSLKAVEEAYAGGINVFLVLQKNANIEDPKAEDLHKNGTICKISQMLKMPDGKIRMLVEGIKQAVISNVRTKDGKMYADLSVPLIPFENKKKFTVLSSQITNLFNEYSNLNPFLPKEFIQTITSEVDHLKRLYLMLSGLDINAEDRQKVLDEVSMESKFLIMATLIQEKIERTKIEQEIDDKVQDTMQKSQRQFIIQEQIRALQNELGDDFEASPDLAKIFDAIKKSGMPPAVHEKALEEMDKLKKTPSMSPEFGVSRNYLEWISSVPWTTHTDDNLNVNNVQEVLDNDHYGLEKAKERILEYIAVLSLVKEINGQILCLVGPPGVGKTSLGKSIAHALGRKFVRISLGGVRDEADIRGHRRTYIGSMPGKIIQSMKKAGVVNPVILLDEIDKMSNDFRGDPASAMLEVLDPEQNNAFNDHYLEVDYDLSKVLFITTANVLHQIPLPLQDRMEIIQLNGYTDYDKIEIAKRHIIPKQIIEHGLSSFNISFNDDSIRKVIREYTSEAGVRSLERQIAAICRKIAKEIVSKKPDLSIVKNETNSDVVKAKKNTSKKILKTEILVDNESVEKYLKVPQFRDSQEEHEDMIGAANGLAWTSTGGDTLTVEVSIVPGIEKLTLTGQLGDVMKESVVAAVTYIRSHATQLGVSESFYKGKEIHVHVPEGAIPKDGPSAGITMAVAVVSAAAKIPVRWDVAMTGEITLRGKILAIGGLTEKLIAAKRANIKTIIIPKDNVKDLSEISSKVTDGLEIIPVSYLTEAVPYIFRKG, from the coding sequence ATGAAAAAAATATCTATAGATTTAAAAGTTAATTTGAATATCCCAGTAGTGCCATTAAAGGAGATAATTGCATTACCACAAATATTTTTACCAGTTTTAGTTGGCAGAGAAAGTTCATTAAAAGCAGTCGAAGAAGCTTATGCGGGTGGAATTAACGTGTTTTTAGTATTACAAAAAAATGCAAATATTGAAGATCCAAAAGCTGAAGATCTTCATAAAAATGGCACAATTTGTAAAATTTCTCAAATGTTAAAAATGCCAGATGGGAAAATTAGAATGTTAGTTGAAGGTATCAAACAAGCAGTTATTTCTAATGTTAGAACCAAAGATGGTAAAATGTATGCAGATTTATCAGTACCATTAATTCCATTTGAGAACAAGAAAAAATTTACAGTTTTAAGTTCTCAAATTACAAATTTGTTTAATGAATATTCTAACCTTAATCCATTTTTACCTAAAGAATTTATTCAAACAATAACTTCTGAAGTGGATCATTTAAAAAGGTTATATTTAATGTTATCAGGATTAGATATTAATGCTGAAGATAGACAAAAGGTACTTGATGAAGTTTCAATGGAGTCAAAATTTTTGATTATGGCAACTTTGATTCAAGAAAAAATTGAGAGAACAAAAATAGAACAAGAGATAGATGATAAAGTACAAGATACTATGCAAAAATCTCAACGACAATTTATAATTCAAGAACAAATTCGTGCCCTTCAAAATGAATTAGGTGATGATTTTGAAGCATCTCCTGATTTGGCAAAAATATTTGATGCAATTAAAAAATCTGGTATGCCCCCGGCTGTTCATGAGAAAGCACTTGAGGAAATGGATAAGTTGAAAAAAACACCTTCAATGTCACCAGAATTTGGAGTAAGCAGAAACTATTTAGAATGGATTTCATCAGTCCCATGGACAACTCACACAGACGATAATCTTAATGTAAATAATGTTCAAGAGGTTTTAGATAATGATCATTATGGTTTAGAAAAAGCAAAAGAAAGAATTTTAGAATATATAGCTGTGTTATCTTTAGTTAAAGAAATAAATGGGCAAATACTTTGCTTAGTTGGTCCTCCAGGAGTAGGTAAAACATCACTTGGTAAATCTATTGCTCATGCTTTAGGTAGAAAATTTGTTAGAATATCTTTAGGTGGTGTTCGAGATGAGGCGGATATTAGAGGTCATAGAAGAACATATATAGGTTCTATGCCTGGTAAAATAATTCAATCAATGAAAAAAGCTGGTGTTGTAAATCCAGTTATTCTTCTTGATGAAATTGATAAAATGAGTAATGATTTCAGAGGTGACCCAGCTTCAGCAATGCTTGAAGTGCTTGATCCAGAACAAAATAATGCTTTCAATGATCATTATTTAGAAGTTGATTATGATTTATCAAAAGTTTTATTTATTACTACTGCCAATGTTTTGCATCAAATTCCTCTTCCTTTGCAAGATAGAATGGAGATTATTCAGCTAAATGGATATACTGACTATGATAAAATTGAGATAGCAAAAAGACATATAATTCCAAAGCAAATTATAGAACATGGTTTAAGTAGTTTCAATATTTCTTTCAACGATGATTCTATACGAAAAGTAATTAGAGAATATACTTCTGAGGCTGGTGTGAGGAGTCTTGAAAGACAAATAGCAGCAATATGCAGAAAAATTGCTAAAGAAATAGTATCAAAGAAACCTGATTTGTCAATTGTAAAAAATGAAACAAATTCTGATGTTGTAAAAGCTAAAAAGAATACTTCAAAGAAAATACTTAAAACAGAAATTTTAGTTGATAATGAATCTGTTGAGAAATATTTAAAAGTTCCTCAATTTAGAGACTCTCAAGAAGAACATGAAGATATGATAGGAGCTGCCAATGGGTTGGCTTGGACTTCAACTGGAGGCGATACATTAACTGTTGAAGTATCTATTGTTCCTGGAATTGAAAAACTAACATTAACAGGACAGTTAGGTGATGTAATGAAAGAATCGGTTGTTGCTGCTGTAACTTACATTAGGTCTCATGCAACCCAATTAGGTGTTTCTGAAAGTTTCTACAAAGGTAAGGAAATTCATGTACACGTTCCAGAAGGTGCCATACCAAAGGATGGTCCTTCGGCTGGTATTACAATGGCAGTTGCAGTTGTTTCAGCTGCTGCTAAAATTCCAGTAAGATGGGATGTTGCCATGACTGGAGAAATAACTTTAAGAGGTAAAATTTTAGCAATAGGTGGCTTAACTGAAAAACTAATTGCTGCTAAAAGAGCAAATATTAAAACAATTATTATTCCTAAAGATAATGTTAAAGATTTATCAGAAATTTCAAGTAAGGTAACTGATGGTTTAGAAATTATACCAGTATCTTATCTTACTGAAGCTGTTCCTTATATTTTTAGAAAAGGTTAA
- a CDS encoding T9SS type A sorting domain-containing protein, with protein MKSFFSNKLIVTLLSFVLLISSHLNANTGLELARRVYPNPFRTSTTFQLKMPNVEKIQIIVFDIIGRKVRTLHDGVHPQGDYPIFWDGNDDNGIPVPQGTYICTLFANDSPVNSVKVIKIVG; from the coding sequence ATGAAAAGTTTCTTTTCAAATAAATTAATAGTTACATTACTTAGTTTTGTACTACTTATATCATCACATCTTAATGCTAACACTGGGTTAGAACTTGCTCGCAGGGTTTATCCTAATCCCTTTCGAACAAGTACAACTTTTCAATTGAAGATGCCAAATGTAGAAAAAATTCAAATTATAGTATTTGATATTATTGGAAGGAAAGTTAGAACTCTTCATGACGGAGTGCATCCTCAAGGTGACTACCCAATTTTTTGGGATGGGAATGATGATAATGGAATTCCAGTTCCTCAAGGCACTTATATTTGTACATTATTTGCAAATGACTCTCCAGTGAATAGTGTTAAGGTTATTAAAATTGTTGGTTAA
- a CDS encoding nucleotide sugar dehydrogenase, producing MSLLEKIKNKEFTVGVVGLGYVGLPLAVEFAKNGIDVWGIDVDSRKIDSLKLGVNYIQDLNNEEVNQVLKSKKLQASTDFSVCSNCDVIYVCVPTPFTPNKEPDISYILQAAEGISQNRKKEQCIILKSTTFPNTTEGYVLPILQYDDWKIGENFYLAFSPERIDPGNKNWHTSNTPIVVGGVTAVCTKIAAEANRIIIDKVIEVSSPKVAEMEKLLENIFRSVNIALVNELAQLCDRMGGVNMWEVVDAAASKPFGFMPFYPGPGIGGHCILIDPYYLSWLAREHDFVTNFITLAAEVNESMPFYVKQMVLHQIAHLPVTLKTAKIVILGVAFKRDVDDLRHSPAHRVMELLKQDGACNMVYVDSFIPQMDLLGQKLNSEKYSIELLQSADLVVITTDHTDIDYSEVVNYSNVVIDTRNATKNVKLGREKIVLLGDGK from the coding sequence ATGAGTTTATTAGAGAAAATTAAAAACAAAGAATTCACCGTAGGCGTTGTGGGGCTGGGTTATGTAGGGCTTCCATTAGCTGTAGAATTTGCTAAAAATGGAATTGATGTTTGGGGAATTGATGTTGATTCCAGAAAGATTGATTCATTAAAATTAGGTGTTAATTATATACAAGATTTGAATAATGAAGAAGTAAATCAAGTACTAAAAAGTAAAAAACTACAAGCTTCAACAGATTTTTCAGTTTGCTCTAACTGTGATGTAATCTATGTTTGCGTCCCAACTCCATTTACACCAAATAAAGAACCAGATATTTCTTACATTCTTCAAGCAGCTGAAGGAATATCTCAAAATCGGAAAAAAGAGCAATGTATTATCTTAAAAAGTACAACTTTCCCAAATACAACTGAAGGTTATGTTTTGCCAATTTTACAATATGATGATTGGAAAATTGGTGAGAATTTTTATTTAGCTTTTTCACCAGAAAGAATTGACCCAGGTAATAAAAATTGGCACACTTCAAATACTCCTATTGTTGTTGGAGGTGTTACTGCTGTTTGTACTAAAATTGCTGCAGAAGCAAATAGAATTATCATAGATAAAGTAATCGAAGTCAGTTCTCCAAAAGTTGCTGAAATGGAGAAACTTTTAGAGAATATTTTTAGATCTGTAAATATAGCTTTAGTAAATGAGTTAGCTCAGTTGTGCGATCGAATGGGGGGTGTAAACATGTGGGAAGTTGTTGATGCAGCTGCTTCTAAGCCATTTGGTTTTATGCCATTTTATCCTGGTCCTGGTATTGGTGGACATTGTATTTTAATAGATCCATATTACCTTAGTTGGCTTGCTCGTGAACATGATTTTGTAACAAATTTTATTACTTTAGCAGCTGAAGTAAATGAATCAATGCCATTTTACGTCAAGCAGATGGTACTTCATCAAATTGCACATTTACCTGTTACATTAAAAACTGCAAAAATTGTAATTTTAGGTGTTGCTTTTAAAAGAGATGTTGATGATTTAAGGCATAGTCCTGCTCATAGAGTTATGGAACTTTTAAAACAAGATGGGGCTTGTAATATGGTTTATGTTGATTCATTTATTCCCCAAATGGATTTGTTAGGTCAAAAGTTAAATTCTGAAAAATATAGTATTGAATTGCTTCAAAGTGCTGATTTAGTTGTTATCACAACTGATCATACAGATATTGATTACTCTGAAGTTGTGAATTATTCTAATGTGGTTATTGATACTAGAAATGCTACTAAAAACGTAAAACTAGGTAGAGAAAAAATAGTTTTACTAGGTGATGGTAAGTAA
- the rfaD gene encoding ADP-glyceromanno-heptose 6-epimerase codes for MIIITGALGFIGSCLIQFLNDKGINNIVIVDDFSFISKVKNIENKIYSEKIEREVFINWLKSCSEKIEILFHIGARTDTTEKDYSIFEILNLNFSKELWNVCSQKSIPLIYASSAATYGLGEFGYTEDYDLIPKLKPLNPYAVSKNEFDKWVLKQKTSPPNWYGLKFFNVYGPNEYHKSRMASVVYQAFNQIRTYGKMRLFKSHVNNVKDGEQKRDFIYVLDVCKVCYFLYQNKPENGIYNLGSGIARSFFDLTLCTFKAMNLKLELEFIDTPNDIRNSYQYFTEANMEKLISSGYKDGFTTIEDGISDYVQNFLSSNNYY; via the coding sequence ATGATAATTATTACTGGAGCATTAGGTTTTATTGGTAGTTGTTTGATTCAGTTTTTAAATGACAAAGGAATAAATAATATCGTAATAGTTGATGATTTTTCATTTATTTCTAAAGTAAAAAATATTGAAAATAAAATATATTCTGAAAAAATTGAAAGGGAAGTTTTTATAAATTGGTTAAAGAGTTGTAGTGAGAAAATTGAAATTTTATTCCATATTGGCGCAAGGACTGATACAACAGAAAAAGACTATTCGATATTCGAAATTTTAAATTTAAATTTTTCTAAGGAATTGTGGAATGTTTGTTCACAAAAATCAATTCCTTTAATATATGCTTCGAGTGCTGCTACGTATGGTCTAGGAGAATTTGGTTATACTGAAGATTATGATTTAATTCCAAAACTAAAGCCTTTAAATCCTTATGCGGTTTCAAAAAATGAATTTGATAAATGGGTTTTAAAACAAAAGACATCTCCCCCAAATTGGTATGGATTGAAATTCTTTAATGTATATGGTCCAAATGAATATCATAAATCAAGAATGGCATCAGTAGTATATCAAGCATTTAACCAAATTAGAACTTATGGGAAAATGAGGTTGTTTAAATCTCATGTTAATAATGTGAAAGATGGAGAGCAAAAAAGGGATTTCATATATGTGTTAGATGTTTGTAAAGTATGTTATTTTTTGTATCAGAATAAACCTGAAAATGGTATTTACAATTTAGGAAGTGGTATTGCAAGAAGTTTTTTTGACTTAACATTATGCACTTTCAAAGCAATGAATCTTAAACTTGAATTAGAGTTTATAGACACTCCAAATGACATTAGAAACTCTTATCAGTATTTTACTGAAGCAAATATGGAGAAGTTAATTAGTTCTGGTTATAAAGATGGCTTTACTACAATTGAAGATGGAATATCTGATTACGTTCAAAATTTTCTCTCATCAAACAATTATTATTAG
- a CDS encoding glycosyltransferase, with translation MSFLSKFFGTKVKRDFNYKPKVSFVMAAHNEEQLIRGRLQCYIDLNYPKELLSFYIGSDYSTDKTDEIIEEFQKINSSIFLKKFQRTGKTKIVYELAQETDSEIIIFTDADILMPPDSLNSIVSSFTDPTVGGIVTNILYSDNAENIGNKGEKKFLQIETNLRSNEANFYSTVAPTGPCFAVRKGSYYPMDDYRLSDDLHLTISIPDNGFRVCFDREAKIYEINKRSLESEFKRRIRVGEQAMSTILSYKSTKYPWRSWIGFQMWSHRLLRNISIIPAITTIVLSVILCYKLDNDLLTFPNFDSNIIFWLIANLGLISISLIIITFLFHKINIKIPFLHYLLFFSAMVLALNIGSMKSLRSGGLASWNTPRL, from the coding sequence TTGTCTTTCTTATCTAAATTTTTTGGAACAAAAGTAAAAAGGGATTTTAATTACAAGCCTAAAGTTTCTTTTGTTATGGCAGCTCATAATGAAGAACAATTAATCAGAGGACGGCTACAATGTTATATAGATTTAAATTATCCTAAGGAATTACTTTCATTTTATATAGGATCTGATTATTCAACAGATAAAACAGATGAAATAATAGAGGAGTTCCAAAAGATTAATAGTTCAATATTTCTAAAAAAATTTCAACGTACAGGTAAAACTAAAATTGTTTATGAATTAGCTCAAGAAACTGATTCAGAAATAATTATATTTACTGATGCTGATATATTAATGCCACCAGATAGCTTAAACTCAATTGTTTCATCATTTACCGACCCTACTGTAGGAGGTATTGTTACAAATATATTGTATTCTGATAATGCAGAAAATATTGGAAATAAAGGTGAGAAAAAATTCTTGCAAATTGAAACAAATCTCCGTTCAAATGAAGCAAACTTTTACTCAACAGTTGCTCCTACAGGACCTTGTTTTGCAGTTAGAAAAGGATCTTATTACCCTATGGATGATTATAGATTGAGTGATGATTTGCATCTAACAATATCAATACCTGATAATGGTTTTAGAGTTTGTTTTGATAGAGAAGCAAAAATTTATGAAATAAATAAAAGAAGTCTAGAGTCTGAATTTAAAAGGAGAATAAGAGTTGGTGAGCAGGCAATGTCAACAATTTTAAGTTATAAATCAACTAAGTATCCATGGAGGTCTTGGATAGGATTCCAAATGTGGTCTCATCGATTATTAAGGAATATTTCTATTATACCAGCAATTACAACAATTGTATTATCAGTTATTCTATGTTATAAACTAGATAATGATTTATTGACTTTTCCAAACTTTGATTCAAATATTATATTTTGGTTAATTGCAAATTTAGGTTTGATTTCTATATCATTAATAATTATCACATTTTTGTTTCATAAAATAAATATTAAAATTCCATTTCTACATTATTTGCTTTTTTTCTCAGCAATGGTACTTGCATTAAATATTGGATCAATGAAGTCTTTAAGATCAGGTGGATTGGCTTCTTGGAATACTCCTAGATTGTAA
- a CDS encoding LD-carboxypeptidase, with protein MKPPALKIGDTIGIVAPASGVNDEEITAAKRILEGLGFKVILGSYLTKSFGYLSAQDMQRADDFMTMIRNPTVKCVMAIRGGYGVMRILDLLDFDEIRRNPKIIIGYSDITALVSAVYQKSNMVAFHGPVAYSNFDDFTLDSFKRVLMNQKPAGEFFESEEFKSTTIFSESKASTIVGGKTSGKLVGGNLYLITSLMGTPYEIDTKDKILFIEEVGEEPYRVDRMLTQLRLSGKLKQCAGIALGRFIKCELTEVNEQYKMITSLEQVLKEELSKFNIPVVYGLSIGHIKSKLTIPIGVEAELNSFTKTLTIKEQAVSWV; from the coding sequence ATCAAACCACCAGCACTGAAAATTGGAGATACTATTGGTATTGTTGCTCCTGCTAGTGGAGTTAATGATGAGGAAATTACAGCTGCAAAAAGAATACTTGAAGGTTTAGGCTTCAAAGTAATTCTTGGATCTTATCTTACTAAAAGTTTTGGATATTTATCTGCTCAAGATATGCAAAGAGCTGATGATTTTATGACTATGATCAGAAATCCAACTGTTAAATGTGTAATGGCAATCAGAGGTGGGTATGGTGTTATGAGAATTCTAGATCTTTTAGACTTTGATGAAATTAGAAGAAATCCTAAGATTATAATTGGATACTCAGATATAACAGCGCTTGTTTCAGCTGTTTATCAGAAATCTAATATGGTTGCTTTTCATGGACCTGTAGCATATTCAAATTTTGATGATTTTACCTTGGATTCTTTTAAAAGGGTTTTAATGAACCAAAAGCCAGCAGGAGAATTTTTTGAAAGTGAGGAGTTTAAAAGCACGACAATATTTAGTGAAAGTAAGGCTTCTACAATTGTTGGAGGTAAGACTTCTGGAAAACTTGTAGGGGGTAATTTGTATTTAATCACATCATTAATGGGTACTCCGTATGAAATTGATACGAAAGATAAAATCCTATTTATTGAAGAAGTTGGAGAAGAACCTTACAGAGTTGATAGAATGTTAACTCAGTTAAGATTATCTGGAAAGTTAAAACAATGTGCAGGTATTGCTTTGGGTAGATTTATAAAATGTGAATTAACAGAAGTTAATGAACAATACAAAATGATAACTTCTTTGGAACAAGTGCTTAAAGAAGAGTTAAGTAAATTTAATATCCCAGTAGTTTATGGATTATCGATTGGTCATATAAAAAGTAAACTAACAATTCCTATTGGTGTTGAAGCAGAACTAAATTCTTTTACTAAAACTCTTACAATAAAGGAACAAGCAGTTTCTTGGGTTTAA
- a CDS encoding excinuclease ABC subunit C, which translates to MLDKIQNLPTDSGVYQYYDSKGIVIYVGKAKNLRSRIKSYFQEGRPKDPKTIALVNKIFDIEIIVTDSPVEALILEDTLIKKFKPRYNILLKDDKSFPFIRVTNEPFPKVFSTRRKIRDGSKYFGPYTDLKYMKYLLKTIRSIFQIRSCDLNLRKDLIEQNKFKICLDYHIGKCLGPCEAYQSSVEYNEMIIQVIRVLKGKTKDLENELEREMTYYSEALMFEKAAHSRDRLTKLKEYRGNQKVVVDDLTDRDIISYCSQDEDACAVILKIRDGRLTGKQHHYLTGVLEMPEEDILTSIIRRHYLTCEDVPEEILLPSEIEDVDLIERFLSDIRKEGKVKLVFPKQGDKQKLVSMAQTNAKFLLEDLKIQKMKVKDVIPKTLSSLQRDLFLDKPPRRIDCFDNSNFQGSEPVSSMVCFIDGKPKPSEYKKYKVKNVIGIDDFATMKETVFRRYKRVIDEGLSFPDLIVIDGGKGQVSSAMEAMLELGLEHIPLIGLAKRLEEIIVPGKDESLILPRTSSSLRLLQQIRDEAHRTAITFHRSLRDKRTLQTEFTNIDGVGPKTALKIFEKFGSVRGVQLALIQELKDMLGDKTGEAVFNYFKQKDETSNTIE; encoded by the coding sequence ATCTTAGATAAAATACAGAATCTTCCAACTGATTCTGGAGTTTACCAATATTACGATTCAAAAGGGATTGTAATTTATGTAGGTAAAGCAAAAAACCTTAGAAGCCGAATTAAATCTTATTTTCAAGAGGGAAGACCTAAAGATCCCAAAACAATTGCATTAGTAAATAAAATATTTGATATTGAAATAATTGTAACTGATTCACCAGTTGAAGCTTTAATTCTTGAAGATACCTTAATTAAGAAGTTCAAGCCTCGTTACAATATCCTTTTAAAAGACGATAAATCATTTCCATTCATAAGAGTAACCAACGAACCATTTCCTAAAGTATTTTCAACAAGAAGAAAAATTAGAGATGGTAGCAAATATTTTGGACCATATACAGATTTGAAGTATATGAAATATTTGCTTAAAACCATTAGATCAATCTTTCAGATAAGGTCTTGTGATTTAAATTTAAGAAAAGACTTGATTGAACAAAATAAATTTAAGATTTGTTTGGATTATCATATAGGTAAATGCTTAGGTCCTTGTGAAGCATACCAATCAAGTGTGGAATATAATGAAATGATTATACAAGTGATAAGAGTTCTTAAAGGAAAAACAAAAGACTTAGAAAATGAATTAGAACGTGAAATGACTTATTACTCAGAGGCTTTAATGTTTGAAAAAGCTGCACATTCCAGAGATAGATTAACTAAATTAAAAGAATATAGAGGTAACCAAAAGGTTGTTGTTGATGATTTGACTGATAGAGATATTATTTCATATTGTTCACAAGATGAAGATGCCTGTGCGGTAATATTGAAAATTCGAGATGGAAGATTAACAGGAAAACAACATCACTATTTAACCGGAGTGTTGGAAATGCCAGAAGAAGATATTCTAACTTCTATTATTAGAAGGCATTATTTAACTTGTGAAGATGTACCAGAAGAAATATTGTTACCATCAGAAATTGAAGATGTTGATTTGATAGAAAGATTTTTATCGGACATACGAAAAGAGGGAAAAGTAAAACTTGTTTTCCCAAAACAAGGGGACAAACAGAAGTTAGTTTCAATGGCTCAAACTAATGCAAAATTTTTACTTGAGGATTTGAAAATACAAAAAATGAAAGTCAAAGATGTTATCCCAAAAACTTTAAGTTCTTTACAACGAGATTTGTTTTTAGATAAACCTCCAAGACGAATTGATTGTTTTGATAACTCCAATTTTCAAGGTAGTGAACCTGTTAGTTCAATGGTCTGTTTTATTGATGGTAAGCCCAAACCAAGCGAATATAAAAAATACAAAGTTAAAAATGTGATTGGAATTGATGATTTTGCAACAATGAAAGAAACTGTTTTTAGAAGATATAAAAGAGTCATTGATGAAGGACTATCTTTCCCAGATTTAATAGTAATTGATGGAGGAAAAGGGCAGGTATCATCTGCTATGGAAGCAATGTTAGAACTAGGTTTAGAGCATATTCCACTTATTGGATTGGCAAAAAGACTAGAAGAAATTATTGTACCTGGAAAAGATGAATCTTTAATTTTACCAAGAACTTCAAGTAGTTTGAGGTTGCTTCAACAAATTAGAGATGAAGCCCATAGAACTGCAATTACTTTTCATAGATCTTTAAGAGATAAAAGGACTTTACAAACTGAATTCACTAATATTGATGGCGTTGGTCCTAAAACTGCATTGAAGATTTTTGAAAAATTCGGATCTGTAAGAGGTGTTCAATTAGCTCTAATTCAAGAGCTAAAAGATATGTTAGGTGATAAAACTGGAGAAGCCGTTTTTAATTATTTTAAACAAAAAGATGAAACTTCAAACACAATAGAATAA